A section of the Paenibacillus odorifer genome encodes:
- a CDS encoding amidase domain-containing protein — protein MEQQWKQSLYVYVDQVNKARVEPKSSSHTVSVSVKDPRFLVEQGERSRRLAEWYKERGITPLRGETGVKTLRTVRQTPTEVVAEVTLHSALYYEKGGVNHREDIIELERLTFVRDGGGWEIAGVERSVPERNTVHRAEVELSGRLSKWGEALPAPLPSQPLLNRNVLGEIAGSREVRYNREEAVAYADRWWKDGNPEFETFEVDCTNYVSQCLFAGGAPINYTGKRETGWWYKGYQGKQEWWSYSWAVSDSLQRYLSGSRSSGLRAEVMERPEQLMLGDIIQYDWDGNGQYQHSTIVTAFDAGGMPLVNARTVSSRHRYWDYRDSYAWTDQTKYRFFHINDYL, from the coding sequence ATGGAACAACAGTGGAAGCAAAGTCTTTATGTATATGTTGATCAAGTGAATAAGGCCAGGGTGGAGCCTAAGTCATCATCGCATACCGTTTCCGTGTCCGTTAAGGATCCGCGTTTTCTGGTAGAACAAGGGGAGCGTTCAAGACGTCTTGCTGAGTGGTATAAAGAACGTGGGATAACTCCTTTGCGCGGAGAGACAGGGGTTAAGACTTTGCGGACCGTCCGGCAGACTCCGACCGAGGTAGTAGCAGAGGTTACACTGCATAGTGCGCTTTATTATGAAAAAGGCGGCGTTAACCACCGCGAGGATATTATCGAGCTGGAGCGGCTGACCTTTGTACGGGACGGTGGGGGCTGGGAGATTGCTGGTGTGGAACGAAGTGTCCCTGAAAGAAATACGGTTCATCGGGCAGAGGTAGAGCTATCGGGCAGACTATCCAAATGGGGAGAGGCTTTGCCGGCACCGCTGCCATCACAGCCCCTGCTTAACCGGAATGTTCTCGGAGAAATTGCCGGTTCAAGAGAGGTTCGTTATAACCGTGAAGAAGCTGTGGCGTATGCCGACCGCTGGTGGAAAGACGGCAATCCGGAGTTCGAAACCTTCGAGGTGGACTGTACAAATTATGTCTCCCAATGTCTCTTTGCAGGGGGAGCACCTATCAACTATACTGGTAAAAGAGAAACGGGCTGGTGGTACAAAGGTTACCAAGGCAAACAAGAATGGTGGAGCTATAGCTGGGCTGTATCAGACAGTCTGCAACGCTATTTGAGCGGAAGTCGGAGCAGTGGCTTGCGTGCGGAAGTCATGGAGCGGCCGGAGCAATTGATGCTGGGCGATATCATTCAATATGACTGGGATGGCAACGGGCAGTATCAGCACAGCACAATCGTCACAGCTTTTGATGCAGGAGGCATGCCGCTTGTGAATGCACGTACCGTTAGCAGCCGTCATCGCTATTGGGACTATCGTGATTCCTACGCATGGACTGATCAAACGAAATACCGTTTTTTTCATATTAACGACTACTTATAG
- a CDS encoding D-alanine--D-alanine ligase produces MGNAKLTVGLVYGGKSGEHEVSLQTAFAVMNSFDYDKYEIIPFYISKQGLWKVGEKLSAPYSQVEQLKLAEATEDMGTALNVVFSGLSGADKTVDVMFPLLHGTYGEDGTIQGLFEMANIPYIGAGVLASSAGMDKVVMKKLFADAGLDQCEYCYFNISAWKRKRHELIVGVEDKLGYPVFVKPANLGSSVGISKAADKDSLVKAIDFAFRYDTKVIIEEFVDAREVEVGVLGNDEPEASVPGEIVSSGEYYDYAAKYTDGKSQMMIPAPVDSEVADRLRESAIVAFRAIEGSGITRADFFLRKSDGKILINELNTMPGFTPYSMYPLLWRETGVSYRALLDRMIELALERYNFKQGLKYDNE; encoded by the coding sequence ATGGGGAACGCAAAACTAACCGTAGGGCTGGTGTACGGGGGCAAATCAGGAGAACATGAGGTATCGCTACAGACGGCTTTTGCCGTGATGAACTCATTTGATTATGATAAATATGAGATTATACCTTTTTACATTTCAAAACAGGGATTGTGGAAGGTTGGAGAGAAGTTATCAGCGCCTTACAGCCAAGTGGAGCAGCTCAAGCTTGCAGAAGCGACCGAAGATATGGGCACAGCCCTGAACGTGGTATTTAGTGGGTTATCCGGTGCGGACAAAACAGTGGACGTAATGTTCCCGCTGCTGCACGGCACGTATGGTGAGGACGGAACGATTCAAGGGTTGTTCGAAATGGCGAATATTCCTTACATCGGTGCTGGTGTTCTTGCCTCTTCGGCAGGTATGGATAAGGTTGTCATGAAGAAGCTGTTCGCTGATGCCGGCCTGGATCAATGCGAGTATTGTTATTTCAACATCAGCGCTTGGAAAAGAAAACGTCATGAGTTGATTGTTGGTGTAGAGGATAAACTGGGATATCCGGTATTCGTGAAGCCTGCCAATCTAGGCTCAAGTGTAGGTATTTCTAAGGCTGCTGATAAGGATAGTCTTGTAAAAGCAATTGATTTTGCTTTCCGTTATGACACCAAAGTTATTATTGAGGAGTTTGTGGATGCGCGTGAGGTAGAGGTTGGCGTGCTTGGAAATGATGAACCAGAAGCCTCTGTTCCGGGTGAAATCGTTTCTTCTGGTGAATATTATGATTACGCAGCCAAATATACGGACGGCAAATCGCAAATGATGATTCCTGCACCAGTGGATTCTGAAGTGGCCGATCGTTTGCGGGAGTCCGCGATAGTTGCTTTTCGAGCGATTGAGGGCAGTGGAATTACCCGGGCAGACTTCTTCTTGCGAAAATCGGATGGTAAAATTCTAATTAACGAACTGAACACGATGCCTGGTTTCACTCCTTACAGCATGTATCCGCTATTGTGGCGTGAGACGGGTGTATCTTATAGAGCTCTGTTAGACCGAATGATTGAGTTAGCCTTGGAGCGCTATAATTTTAAACAAGGTCTTAAGTACGACAACGAGTAA
- the uvsE gene encoding UV DNA damage repair endonuclease UvsE: MIVRFGYVAMSTVIKDCSPSKTMTMASFKKLDDREAALRRLENIARMNLHNTLRLMKHNVASDIMVYRLTSKIIPLATHPDLQDWNPFAALAEEFAEVGQYVKKHGLRVSFHPDHFTVLSTPRPEVLINSVRDLQYHVDMLVAMGLPAMAKNNIHIGGAYGDKPVAAKRFEEHFRALPAALQERITLENDDKTFTAPETLAVSQSVGLPMVLDIHHQWVNNEGELPWELWPDILQTWRSELAQKDVPSGELLPPKIHVSSPRSPSDPRSHADGVEPAPLLAFLKRIAADTPAVDVMIEAKLKDGALFGLMEAMKELAEAGNGISLLNGASVNIEP, from the coding sequence ATGATTGTCCGCTTCGGATATGTAGCGATGTCCACCGTTATCAAAGACTGCTCCCCATCTAAGACAATGACGATGGCCTCTTTTAAGAAGCTGGATGACCGTGAAGCGGCACTTCGGCGTTTGGAGAACATCGCTAGAATGAATCTGCATAATACGCTGCGGTTGATGAAGCATAATGTGGCTTCGGACATCATGGTGTACCGCCTCACTTCCAAAATCATTCCTCTGGCGACGCATCCGGATTTGCAGGACTGGAATCCGTTTGCGGCGCTCGCCGAGGAATTTGCGGAAGTGGGCCAATATGTGAAAAAGCACGGGCTGCGTGTTTCTTTTCATCCAGATCACTTTACAGTACTTAGTACACCCCGTCCGGAGGTGCTGATAAACTCCGTACGGGATTTGCAGTACCATGTGGACATGCTGGTTGCTATGGGGCTTCCTGCCATGGCGAAGAACAATATCCATATTGGCGGAGCTTATGGGGACAAGCCTGTAGCGGCGAAGCGATTCGAGGAGCATTTCCGCGCGCTGCCGGCAGCGCTGCAGGAGCGTATAACGCTGGAGAATGACGATAAGACATTTACAGCTCCGGAGACACTGGCAGTCAGTCAGAGCGTAGGATTACCGATGGTGCTGGATATTCACCACCAATGGGTGAATAATGAAGGAGAGCTCCCTTGGGAGCTGTGGCCTGACATTTTGCAGACATGGCGAAGCGAGCTAGCACAGAAGGACGTTCCTTCTGGAGAGCTTTTGCCGCCTAAGATTCATGTATCCAGTCCGCGCAGCCCGTCTGATCCGCGCAGCCATGCGGATGGCGTGGAACCTGCGCCTTTGCTGGCTTTTCTGAAACGTATTGCCGCAGATACGCCTGCTGTCGATGTTATGATTGAGGCGAAACTAAAAGATGGCGCGTTATTTGGATTGATGGAGGCTATGAAGGAGCTGGCTGAGGCTGGTAACGGAATTTCCTTATTAAATGGGGCAAGCGTGAATATTGAACCTTAA
- a CDS encoding inositol monophosphatase family protein: protein MSPLNPEGKNEREPYVVTSKGHTAVAINAAAKAGEWIKSRQGLVKELNTKTSAQDLVTEVDKGVEQMIRRLILTHFPDHAILGEEGVSPGAAAATAALEEAREHEYLWIVDPVDGTTNFVHGFPFYCVSIALVIRGELTVGVIYDPTRDEMFVAEKGKGAYMHGVPTSVSTETDFGDSLIAMGFPPDREFAQPVNMAGLQSILPQIRGIRAGGAAALHLAYVAAGRVDGYWEVGLSPWDCAAGVLLVLESGGKITDTLGRSYDIGTRHVVASNGHIHEYLVSSLKNAEATGYKL from the coding sequence ATGAGTCCTTTAAATCCAGAGGGTAAGAATGAACGTGAACCCTATGTAGTAACAAGCAAGGGACATACGGCGGTGGCCATTAATGCGGCTGCCAAAGCAGGAGAATGGATAAAGAGCAGACAGGGTCTCGTGAAGGAGCTGAATACAAAGACTTCAGCACAAGATCTGGTTACGGAAGTTGATAAAGGCGTTGAGCAAATGATTCGCAGGCTGATCCTGACACATTTTCCCGACCATGCCATTCTCGGGGAAGAAGGGGTTTCCCCGGGAGCAGCAGCGGCTACCGCTGCATTGGAAGAAGCTCGTGAGCATGAATATTTGTGGATTGTAGATCCTGTAGATGGTACGACTAATTTCGTACACGGATTTCCTTTTTACTGTGTCTCCATAGCATTGGTGATTCGCGGTGAACTAACAGTAGGCGTTATTTATGATCCGACTCGTGATGAAATGTTCGTCGCTGAAAAAGGAAAGGGAGCTTACATGCACGGTGTTCCTACCTCGGTCTCTACGGAGACTGATTTTGGGGACAGCCTGATCGCTATGGGCTTTCCGCCGGATCGTGAGTTTGCACAACCTGTGAATATGGCCGGACTGCAAAGTATTCTTCCGCAGATTCGTGGTATTCGTGCCGGAGGCGCGGCTGCTCTACATCTAGCTTATGTGGCGGCAGGCCGGGTAGATGGCTATTGGGAAGTGGGCTTAAGCCCTTGGGACTGTGCAGCAGGAGTACTGCTTGTACTTGAATCAGGAGGCAAGATTACGGATACCCTAGGACGTTCATATGATATTGGTACACGCCATGTAGTAGCAAGTAATGGCCACATTCACGAATATTTGGTTTCGTCACTGAAGAATGCTGAAGCAACAGGATATAAGCTTTAG